The following are encoded in a window of Apis mellifera strain DH4 linkage group LG10, Amel_HAv3.1, whole genome shotgun sequence genomic DNA:
- the LOC100576270 gene encoding rutC family protein UK114 isoform X2: MASQKTIRKIISSPLCPKPVGPYNQAILVNHTLYLSGILGIDVKTEKLVNGGAVAETRQALLNMGHILKEAGSNYNKVFKENYPARSTFQVGKLPMAAQLEIEAIAITGEVETI, translated from the exons ATGGCATCACAAAAaactataagaaaaataatatcatcccCATTATGTCCAAAACCTGTTGGACCATATAA cCAAGCTATACTTGTAAATCATACTTTGTATTTGTCTGGAATTCTTGGTATTGATGTTAAAACTGAAAAACTTGTTAATGGAGGTGCTGTTGCAGAAACTCGTCAAGCTCTTCTAAATATGggacatattttaaaagaagctggatctaattataacaaag ttttcaaGGAAAATTATCCAGCTAGGTCTACATTTCAAGTTGGAAAATTACCAAtg GCAGCGCAACTTGAAATTGAAGCTATTGCCATTACTGGTGAAGTAGAAACAATTTGA
- the LOC100576270 gene encoding 2-iminobutanoate/2-iminopropanoate deaminase isoform X1: MASQKTIRKIISSPLCPKPVGPYNQAILVNHTLYLSGILGIDVKTEKLVNGGAVAETRQALLNMGHILKEAGSNYNKVIKTTIFLQDINDFTDVNEVYKEFFKENYPARSTFQVGKLPMAAQLEIEAIAITGEVETI; encoded by the exons ATGGCATCACAAAAaactataagaaaaataatatcatcccCATTATGTCCAAAACCTGTTGGACCATATAA cCAAGCTATACTTGTAAATCATACTTTGTATTTGTCTGGAATTCTTGGTATTGATGTTAAAACTGAAAAACTTGTTAATGGAGGTGCTGTTGCAGAAACTCGTCAAGCTCTTCTAAATATGggacatattttaaaagaagctggatctaattataacaaag ttATTAAAACAACAATTTTCTTACAAGATATTAATGATTTCACTGATGTAAATGAAGTTTATAAAGAAT ttttcaaGGAAAATTATCCAGCTAGGTCTACATTTCAAGTTGGAAAATTACCAAtg GCAGCGCAACTTGAAATTGAAGCTATTGCCATTACTGGTGAAGTAGAAACAATTTGA